In Leptospira ellinghausenii, the following proteins share a genomic window:
- a CDS encoding aspartate kinase: MSSKIVVQKYGGTSVGDTTKIKNVAKRIKRYHDEGQKVAVVVSAMGHTTDELVDLADQISKNPPKREMDMLLSTGEQVSIALLAIALNELGVPAQSFTGSQLKILTDGNFSNGKIEMIDRSRIDEAFNKGKVVIVAGFQGIDKDENIVTLGRGGSDTSAVALAAALGADECEIYTDVDGVYTADPRKIPTAKMHKQITYEEMLELASLGAGVLHSRSVELGMNYNVVIHVRSSFHDKPGTLVMSEDKIMEKMKVSGVTAKSDQARVTIADVKDKPGIAADLFTQLSNKDVIVDVIVQSSPRDGINTISFTIAKKDIGATKPIIEAYAKEHGNGKAEIDENISIVSAVGVGMKSHVGVAAKMFQSLAEKNINIEMISTSEIKISCVIKQNQAEDAVKALHTTFIG; this comes from the coding sequence ATGTCATCGAAAATCGTTGTCCAAAAATACGGTGGAACCTCTGTTGGTGACACCACCAAAATTAAAAATGTGGCCAAACGCATCAAACGTTACCACGACGAAGGCCAAAAGGTTGCTGTTGTTGTTTCTGCAATGGGACATACTACAGACGAACTGGTGGACCTTGCTGATCAAATTTCGAAAAACCCCCCAAAACGGGAAATGGATATGTTACTTTCTACTGGGGAACAAGTATCCATTGCCTTACTTGCCATTGCTCTCAATGAATTAGGAGTTCCTGCACAATCGTTTACAGGTTCTCAATTAAAAATTTTAACAGATGGAAACTTTTCCAATGGTAAAATTGAAATGATCGATCGCTCCAGAATCGACGAAGCCTTTAACAAAGGAAAGGTGGTAATCGTTGCTGGTTTCCAAGGAATCGATAAAGACGAAAACATTGTCACCTTAGGACGAGGTGGAAGTGATACCTCCGCTGTGGCTCTCGCTGCAGCCCTCGGTGCAGACGAATGTGAAATTTATACTGACGTAGATGGGGTTTATACAGCTGACCCAAGAAAAATCCCAACTGCCAAAATGCACAAACAAATCACTTATGAAGAAATGTTGGAACTAGCAAGTTTAGGAGCTGGTGTCCTACATTCACGAAGTGTGGAATTAGGGATGAACTATAACGTGGTCATCCACGTTCGATCAAGTTTCCATGACAAACCGGGAACATTAGTAATGAGTGAGGATAAAATTATGGAAAAAATGAAAGTGAGTGGAGTAACAGCAAAAAGTGACCAAGCGCGTGTTACGATTGCGGATGTAAAAGACAAACCAGGAATTGCTGCTGATCTTTTCACTCAACTATCCAACAAAGATGTCATCGTAGATGTCATTGTACAATCCTCACCAAGAGATGGAATCAATACCATTTCCTTTACAATTGCAAAAAAAGACATTGGTGCGACAAAACCAATCATAGAAGCCTATGCCAAAGAACATGGAAACGGTAAGGCAGAAATCGATGAAAATATTTCGATTGTTTCTGCAGTCGGTGTTGGAATGAAATCACATGTTGGAGTGGCTGCAAAAATGTTCCAATCGCTCGCAGAAAAAAACATCAACATCGAAATGATTTCCACATCTGAGATTAAAATCTCTTGTGTCATCAAACAAAACCAAGCGGAAGATGCAGTAAAAGCTTTACACACTACCTTTATTGGGTAG
- a CDS encoding acyl-CoA desaturase produces MNSASSSVEPVVKEQAPLLFLILFFLVQATVLTVFTVPFSWTLVWVAVGSYFLRMFGITGAYHRYFSHASFKTSRVFQFVLAWIGSMSMQKGALWWAAHHRNHHKYSDTEKDIHSPSRKGFWYSHMFWFLRDDYNDYEAKLIPDFYKYPELRWLDRNHWIPPLTYAILLYAVGGWAWLVYGYAVSTFILGHATWTINSLSHVYGSVRFESRDTSKNNVWLALLTMGEGWHNNHHYYCSSVNQGFYWYEIDITYYILKVLSWFGIVWDLKKPPKKVIEEGIQRDRLKKEEMAHVRKQKQEIKRKKKVEVLST; encoded by the coding sequence ATGAATTCTGCATCTTCTTCGGTGGAACCTGTTGTCAAAGAACAGGCACCTTTACTTTTCCTCATTTTATTTTTTCTCGTCCAAGCGACTGTCTTAACGGTATTTACCGTCCCGTTTTCCTGGACTCTCGTTTGGGTTGCGGTTGGTTCTTATTTCCTTCGTATGTTCGGAATCACAGGTGCTTACCATCGTTATTTTTCCCACGCATCGTTTAAGACATCCCGTGTTTTCCAATTTGTCCTTGCTTGGATCGGGTCCATGTCAATGCAAAAAGGTGCTTTGTGGTGGGCAGCTCACCACAGAAACCACCACAAGTATTCTGATACCGAAAAAGACATCCACTCCCCTAGCCGGAAAGGATTTTGGTATTCCCATATGTTTTGGTTTTTAAGAGATGATTACAATGATTATGAAGCCAAACTGATCCCCGATTTTTATAAATACCCAGAATTACGTTGGCTTGATCGGAACCACTGGATCCCTCCTCTTACCTATGCAATTCTATTGTATGCGGTTGGTGGTTGGGCTTGGCTTGTATATGGTTATGCTGTATCCACTTTTATCTTAGGCCATGCCACTTGGACCATCAATTCACTTTCTCACGTGTATGGGTCGGTTCGCTTTGAGTCTAGAGACACAAGTAAAAACAATGTTTGGTTGGCACTACTCACAATGGGTGAAGGTTGGCACAATAACCACCATTACTACTGTTCGTCGGTGAACCAAGGTTTTTATTGGTATGAAATTGATATTACTTATTACATTCTAAAAGTATTAAGTTGGTTTGGGATTGTTTGGGACTTAAAAAAACCGCCTAAAAAAGTGATTGAAGAAGGCATTCAAAGAGATCGTCTTAAAAAAGAAGAAATGGCACATGTTCGAAAACAAAAACAAGAGATCAAAAGAAAAAAGAAAGTAGAAGTACTTTCGACGTAA
- a CDS encoding glycosyltransferase, with product MKVAIIHDWLTGMRGGEVVLDSMLKAYPEADLFSLFYSKGKLNARIENRKITTAFTNNLPFKEKYYRYYLPLFPTAIETLDLKGYDVVISSSHCVAKGVIPHPDTFHLSYVHSPMRYVWDMYYDYFPARKGFKFFLLQSIANYLRTWDAASANRVDYFTCNSHFVGRRIQKYYRRDYKIIYPPCLPQDFRVHDNSKDDYYLMVSAFAPYKKIDLAIEAFRENGKPLILVGGGQEEGNLTKNLPKNILWKKGLPRQEVVELYKKARGFIFPGMEDFGITPVESQAYATPVIAYGKGGALESVKDGKTGVFFEEQTVKSLNDAIKRAEKIQFKRWDFQNSINRFTEEKFVSEIRKVVDRHK from the coding sequence ATGAAAGTTGCAATTATACATGACTGGCTCACTGGAATGCGAGGAGGAGAAGTTGTCCTCGATAGTATGTTAAAAGCCTATCCAGAAGCAGATTTGTTTAGTCTTTTTTACTCAAAAGGTAAACTCAACGCAAGAATTGAAAATCGAAAGATCACAACAGCTTTCACTAACAATTTACCGTTCAAAGAAAAGTACTACAGATATTATTTGCCATTATTTCCAACTGCGATTGAAACATTGGACCTAAAAGGGTATGATGTTGTGATCAGTTCTTCTCACTGTGTTGCAAAAGGTGTGATCCCTCACCCAGATACATTTCATTTGAGTTATGTTCATAGTCCCATGCGTTATGTTTGGGATATGTATTATGATTATTTTCCGGCAAGGAAGGGTTTTAAATTTTTCCTATTACAATCAATAGCCAATTACCTACGCACTTGGGATGCCGCCTCAGCAAACCGAGTGGATTATTTTACATGTAACTCTCATTTTGTGGGAAGACGAATACAAAAGTATTATAGGCGTGATTATAAAATCATTTATCCACCATGTTTGCCCCAAGACTTTCGAGTGCATGATAATTCCAAAGATGATTATTATCTGATGGTATCTGCCTTTGCTCCTTATAAAAAAATTGACTTAGCCATCGAAGCCTTCCGTGAAAATGGAAAACCACTCATCCTTGTGGGTGGGGGGCAAGAAGAAGGGAATCTCACGAAAAATCTTCCGAAAAACATCCTTTGGAAAAAAGGGTTACCTCGTCAGGAAGTGGTTGAACTCTATAAAAAAGCACGTGGGTTTATCTTTCCAGGGATGGAAGACTTTGGGATCACACCAGTGGAATCTCAGGCCTACGCCACTCCTGTCATCGCCTATGGTAAAGGTGGGGCTCTCGAGTCGGTAAAAGATGGCAAAACAGGTGTCTTTTTTGAAGAACAGACCGTAAAATCCTTAAACGACGCCATCAAGCGGGCCGAAAAAATCCAATTTAAACGTTGGGATTTCCAAAATTCCATCAATCGATTTACGGAAGAAAAATTCGTAAGCGAAATTCGAAAGGTAGTCGATAGACATAAATAG
- a CDS encoding LEA type 2 family protein: MVRNVVKQFGIYFFISLVFINCISDTKKNLESLKACKFDLVDVRVELKPNPSFPLIPLLDLYPQVSVTNPNPTKVSIYEFDLDISLVTNQGKEYIGKLQNQTPVEVEPNSETLVVLKLVPEQKGSLLPKLLLLAKQLGEAAKKGEEAEFEIYGTVQIDSVFGKLPVPVREVSRIKLKR; this comes from the coding sequence TTGGTCCGTAACGTTGTAAAACAATTTGGAATCTATTTTTTTATATCATTGGTATTCATCAATTGTATCAGTGATACAAAAAAAAATTTAGAAAGTCTAAAGGCGTGTAAGTTTGATTTGGTGGACGTTCGTGTCGAATTAAAACCAAATCCTAGTTTTCCATTGATACCTCTTCTTGATTTGTACCCCCAAGTATCTGTTACAAATCCTAATCCTACAAAAGTCAGCATTTACGAATTCGATTTGGATATCTCACTCGTAACAAACCAAGGCAAAGAATATATTGGAAAACTCCAAAACCAAACTCCAGTGGAAGTAGAACCAAATTCAGAAACACTTGTTGTTTTAAAACTAGTTCCTGAACAAAAAGGTTCCCTCCTTCCCAAATTACTTTTGTTAGCAAAACAATTGGGAGAGGCTGCAAAAAAAGGGGAAGAAGCAGAGTTTGAAATTTATGGAACCGTACAGATAGATAGTGTATTTGGAAAATTACCAGTCCCTGTTCGGGAAGTCTCTCGGATCAAACTGAAACGATGA
- a CDS encoding MlaD family protein, with the protein MKSKKLNNETITGIIFFSILVFAFFTTVIQPDRPTKKYPYRLSLFYSRIDGIKEGTEVRILGIQKGYVAHIDSRPLMDVPDRRFLDHNMDHAIELHIALEDPLTLWDNYEVDFQTVTLFSGRIININPGSSDGKRAFFKPTFREGEKSPDYLPSARYFDDFFKATSATMEENRSDLRQITLDFRSITDKLNQTEGTIPKIIGSTEMYDELLATIKDAETIGKEGRRYMESSRNLENTMPIPFLITASYYGRTTPITGRRIGPQE; encoded by the coding sequence GTGAAATCAAAAAAATTAAATAACGAAACCATCACTGGTATCATTTTTTTTTCGATTTTAGTTTTTGCATTTTTTACGACTGTCATCCAACCAGACAGGCCCACTAAAAAATACCCTTACCGACTTTCGTTATTTTATTCACGTATTGATGGAATCAAAGAAGGGACAGAAGTTAGAATCCTTGGGATTCAAAAAGGGTATGTTGCTCATATTGATTCTAGGCCACTGATGGATGTTCCAGACAGGCGGTTCCTTGACCATAACATGGATCATGCGATCGAATTACACATTGCACTCGAAGACCCACTTACCCTTTGGGATAATTATGAAGTGGATTTCCAAACTGTGACATTATTTTCAGGAAGGATCATCAATATCAACCCAGGTAGTTCCGATGGGAAACGTGCCTTTTTTAAACCCACATTTCGTGAAGGGGAAAAATCTCCTGATTACTTACCCTCTGCAAGGTATTTCGATGATTTTTTCAAAGCAACTTCTGCCACGATGGAAGAAAATCGTTCTGACCTCAGACAAATCACATTGGATTTTCGGTCCATCACCGATAAATTAAACCAAACAGAAGGTACAATTCCCAAAATCATTGGAAGTACTGAGATGTATGATGAGTTACTTGCTACGATCAAAGACGCAGAAACCATCGGAAAAGAAGGTAGAAGGTATATGGAAAGTTCTAGAAATTTAGAGAATACCATGCCTATACCATTTTTAATTACAGCATCGTATTACGGCCGTACGACGCCGATTACGGGAAGAAGGATTGGACCACAAGAATAA
- a CDS encoding spiro-SPASM protein — translation MINRKEYNPSFAVVYLDTQTLSFLESNFDLKLFETFVFKLHKVFPNLNLHINVNDSVKSKLIGSKYVNSFVFYEPNISEIEFFKRFGSLLPESIFKDPEWDEVCFLYFTGISPLLDTSLTEKIWNRHKNFFSQYSYSENIPPGLIPTVITREFLSSLPNQLTTDIHSFFLKNINQYDVDIFFQSPDLRQLRLDFRYHSVRSNILIDGLLSISDEIPYENLHSTLKQNPELFRSSPSYMEWEIYKGCELSCVFCPREFIDKSNDGSFVPLATVKTMVSKFQKELTSPITISLSGNGEPLLHPEFTTIIKEILTLPQLKELIIETALYKNVDVLVSLIQELDQTNKEKLCIIANLSTLKEETYQTLYGKKGLTTVLESVDTLSKLLPKNSLYVQMIKMKEVEDEIDPYFTSFEKKGINIILQKYNRFANQLPERRVSDLTPIHRDFCWHLTRDLNVSVTGDVSICKQNQSKIIGNLYTESLSEIWKKGQESFHHSFNGEHDKIPAPCLNCDEWYTFNA, via the coding sequence ATGATCAATCGCAAAGAATACAATCCAAGTTTTGCAGTTGTTTATTTAGACACCCAAACACTTTCATTTTTAGAATCTAATTTTGATCTCAAATTATTTGAAACATTTGTTTTCAAACTTCACAAAGTGTTTCCCAACTTAAATCTCCATATAAATGTGAATGATTCCGTAAAATCAAAGTTAATTGGTTCAAAATATGTAAATTCATTTGTTTTTTACGAACCAAACATATCAGAGATTGAATTCTTCAAACGATTTGGAAGTTTATTACCAGAATCAATTTTTAAAGATCCTGAATGGGACGAAGTTTGTTTTTTATATTTTACTGGAATTTCACCTCTACTCGATACATCGTTAACTGAAAAAATTTGGAATCGCCATAAAAACTTTTTTTCGCAGTATTCTTATTCGGAAAACATTCCACCTGGCCTAATTCCAACTGTGATCACTAGAGAATTTTTGAGTTCATTACCAAACCAACTAACTACCGATATTCATTCATTTTTTCTAAAGAATATCAATCAATATGATGTAGATATTTTTTTCCAATCTCCTGATTTAAGACAATTACGTTTGGATTTTCGTTATCATTCGGTTCGATCCAATATTCTTATTGATGGATTACTTTCTATTTCAGATGAAATTCCTTACGAAAATTTACACTCCACTTTAAAACAAAATCCTGAATTATTTCGCAGTTCCCCATCCTATATGGAATGGGAAATTTATAAAGGATGTGAACTGTCCTGCGTATTTTGTCCCCGAGAGTTTATTGATAAATCAAATGATGGAAGTTTTGTTCCACTCGCTACTGTAAAAACAATGGTTTCAAAATTTCAAAAGGAATTAACATCTCCTATCACCATCAGTTTATCAGGAAATGGGGAACCACTTTTACACCCTGAGTTTACGACAATTATAAAGGAAATCCTTACTCTTCCCCAACTCAAAGAACTTATCATTGAAACAGCCTTATACAAGAATGTTGATGTTTTGGTTTCGCTCATCCAAGAACTGGATCAAACAAACAAAGAAAAACTTTGTATCATCGCCAATCTTAGTACCTTAAAAGAAGAAACATACCAAACATTATATGGCAAAAAAGGACTAACTACTGTTTTAGAATCTGTGGATACACTTTCTAAACTGTTACCAAAAAATTCTTTATATGTGCAAATGATCAAGATGAAAGAAGTAGAGGATGAAATCGATCCTTACTTTACTTCATTTGAAAAAAAAGGAATCAACATCATTTTACAAAAATACAATCGTTTTGCCAATCAACTACCAGAACGAAGAGTCAGTGACCTTACACCAATTCATAGAGACTTTTGTTGGCATTTAACACGTGATTTGAATGTATCTGTAACAGGTGATGTGTCGATTTGTAAACAAAATCAATCTAAAATCATTGGAAATCTGTACACGGAATCCTTATCTGAAATTTGGAAAAAAGGCCAGGAATCTTTTCACCATAGTTTTAATGGTGAACATGACAAAATTCCTGCTCCTTGTTTGAATTGTGATGAGTGGTATACATTCAACGCATGA
- a CDS encoding cytidylyltransferase domain-containing protein: MSGIHSTHDSFAFIQARLGSTRFPKKILKSIPEDSGVTFLDHIHRRLSTVFAHDQIIFLIPESDDESIQFLNSRGYHYFCGSELDVRDRFRKAAKHYGAKHIFRLTADNPFVDINSIRYLYEAILEIKDTYYSLSMSGLPLGMGVECFSTASLCYDTEDTQLERHKEHVSLHIKEFPEIHKQYRLSPPHLQPLDIFRRLQNGEISNLRITVDEKKDFEMICQIWNHLGETNPFFGAEEVLQLYDSNPNFFQLNANVEQVVFTLPKTEKIKKRVNVLYGNPLQFGYGHFERCKSLSIYLQLNGYDVQLIDSFIEEESNIPYIFDTREIEYPVQNAFYIDNLNHPPNTTDTTFFLPHPSIPSSNENSLSYYSSPLSELISTIPESSGKLLVYAGQLNETESTQIDEYVLKFHQSKNQEIPRFHTIIRIGGKKPNDSNINYQPRISYSEFLREIDSSEWICTYFGQTMIEGMAKFKKVCLIGISEIHETLGLFAEKELGVPYIGSLSKLNQIDHFPNKTDSKKINLVRDAHTKILSWLNSID; the protein is encoded by the coding sequence ATGAGTGGTATACATTCAACGCATGATAGTTTTGCCTTCATTCAGGCAAGACTAGGTTCTACACGATTTCCGAAAAAAATATTAAAATCAATTCCTGAGGACTCGGGAGTCACATTTTTAGATCATATCCATCGCCGATTATCAACTGTATTTGCACACGACCAAATCATCTTTCTCATCCCAGAATCAGATGATGAATCCATTCAATTTCTTAACTCTAGAGGATATCATTATTTTTGTGGATCTGAATTGGATGTTAGGGATCGATTCCGTAAAGCGGCAAAACATTACGGTGCAAAACATATTTTTCGACTAACGGCCGATAATCCATTCGTGGATATCAATTCAATTCGTTATTTATATGAAGCAATTTTAGAAATTAAAGACACATATTATAGTTTGTCAATGAGTGGTTTACCACTTGGAATGGGTGTAGAATGTTTTTCAACGGCTTCATTGTGTTATGATACAGAAGATACTCAATTGGAACGACATAAAGAACATGTTTCTTTACACATTAAGGAATTCCCAGAAATTCACAAACAATATCGACTTTCCCCACCACATTTACAACCACTAGACATCTTTCGAAGATTACAAAACGGTGAAATATCAAATCTCAGGATCACGGTTGATGAGAAAAAAGATTTTGAAATGATCTGTCAAATTTGGAATCATTTAGGAGAAACGAATCCTTTTTTTGGAGCAGAAGAAGTATTACAATTGTATGATTCCAATCCAAATTTTTTTCAATTGAATGCAAATGTCGAACAAGTTGTTTTCACACTACCCAAAACGGAAAAAATCAAAAAAAGGGTGAATGTTTTGTATGGAAATCCGCTTCAATTTGGATACGGGCACTTCGAACGTTGTAAATCCTTATCAATTTATTTACAACTGAATGGTTATGATGTTCAACTCATAGATTCCTTTATAGAAGAAGAATCAAACATTCCCTATATTTTTGATACAAGGGAAATCGAATATCCAGTTCAAAATGCTTTTTATATCGATAACCTGAACCATCCACCGAACACAACTGATACTACTTTTTTTCTCCCACATCCTTCCATTCCTAGTTCGAATGAAAATTCACTTTCCTACTATAGTTCACCCTTATCTGAACTCATATCTACGATTCCGGAATCATCTGGAAAATTATTGGTCTATGCAGGGCAATTGAATGAAACCGAATCAACACAGATTGATGAATATGTATTAAAGTTCCACCAATCAAAGAATCAAGAGATTCCACGTTTCCATACCATCATACGCATTGGTGGAAAAAAACCAAATGATTCAAACATAAATTACCAACCCAGAATTTCGTATTCGGAATTCCTCAGAGAAATTGATTCTTCAGAATGGATTTGCACATATTTTGGTCAAACGATGATCGAAGGAATGGCAAAATTCAAAAAGGTATGTTTAATTGGAATATCTGAAATCCATGAAACTCTCGGTTTATTTGCTGAAAAAGAACTAGGAGTTCCGTACATTGGTTCGTTATCCAAGCTAAATCAAATCGATCATTTTCCTAACAAAACGGACTCAAAGAAAATCAATTTAGTTCGCGATGCTCATACAAAAATTCTAAGCTGGTTAAATTCCATTGATTAA
- a CDS encoding LIC13255 family lipoprotein, which yields MNQKLLSIILFVNFTLVFSSCIQQRDDLFYSAQEGNQKIFEKYTLKNSACGSNKLPGALALGRVKIDDANLCFRAIELTTCPAWNTEGYTPDSCKAIGTSFR from the coding sequence ATGAACCAAAAACTTCTCTCGATTATTCTTTTCGTTAACTTCACTTTGGTGTTCTCTAGTTGTATCCAACAACGAGATGATTTATTTTATTCTGCGCAAGAAGGGAACCAAAAGATTTTTGAAAAGTATACTTTAAAAAACTCAGCATGTGGTTCTAATAAATTACCTGGAGCACTTGCTTTAGGTAGAGTCAAAATCGACGATGCAAATCTTTGTTTTAGAGCCATTGAACTCACAACTTGCCCTGCTTGGAATACCGAAGGGTACACTCCCGATTCTTGTAAGGCGATTGGAACAAGTTTTCGTTAA
- a CDS encoding putative peptidyl-prolyl cis-trans isomerase, with the protein MQKRIRISRNFVLVFAGVVCFALAVPTKPLNSYESLNAVLAIVGPKSISTLDYEEGVERYKNLSRFFPNYRKKGSLHSQVIDFLIDRAVVDIVAEEESIQVNEKRIEAEIQKRMDAQGISDLEQFKKSVQNQFNLPYDIWLDDLPYQIKKGQLLQIKVSPPLPSEQEVQSWYNKNKSKVGNEFKFRELVFSPANGSIEEESRLFNELTEIRNKSINDPSFFKLVASGPRNESRYRLNGGLVNWVPTFELYKTQPSTASVLAQVGGQGKFSEVFRDDRKRYCLVYIEGMRPTPLDAVRKGIQGFLFREKEQTSFEEWVVVTRKNMAITIFDPIYIKEHNINNPEEKYNSD; encoded by the coding sequence ATGCAAAAAAGAATTCGAATCTCGCGTAACTTCGTTTTAGTTTTTGCAGGGGTTGTTTGTTTTGCTCTCGCTGTTCCTACAAAACCTCTCAACTCCTATGAATCACTCAATGCAGTTCTAGCCATTGTTGGTCCAAAATCCATATCCACTTTGGATTATGAAGAAGGTGTAGAGCGGTATAAAAACCTTTCTCGATTTTTCCCGAATTACCGCAAAAAAGGTTCTCTCCATTCGCAGGTGATCGACTTTCTCATTGATCGGGCTGTGGTTGATATTGTTGCTGAAGAAGAATCAATCCAAGTCAATGAAAAACGAATCGAAGCAGAAATTCAAAAAAGAATGGATGCTCAAGGAATTAGTGACTTAGAACAATTTAAAAAATCGGTTCAAAACCAATTTAATTTACCGTATGACATTTGGTTGGATGACCTCCCATACCAAATCAAAAAAGGACAACTTCTACAAATTAAAGTAAGTCCTCCACTTCCTTCAGAACAAGAAGTTCAATCATGGTATAACAAAAACAAGTCGAAGGTTGGAAATGAATTTAAGTTTCGTGAGCTTGTTTTTTCACCAGCCAATGGTTCTATTGAAGAAGAATCTCGTTTGTTTAACGAACTTACTGAAATTAGAAACAAATCTATAAATGACCCTTCTTTTTTTAAGCTTGTCGCATCAGGTCCAAGAAATGAATCGCGTTACCGATTGAATGGAGGACTTGTTAACTGGGTACCTACATTTGAATTGTACAAAACCCAACCATCCACTGCTTCTGTGTTAGCACAAGTTGGTGGCCAAGGTAAATTCTCTGAAGTATTCCGCGATGATAGAAAACGATACTGTTTAGTTTATATTGAAGGAATGAGACCAACACCTCTCGATGCTGTCAGGAAAGGGATCCAGGGATTTTTATTTCGTGAAAAGGAACAAACATCTTTTGAAGAATGGGTTGTTGTCACTCGCAAAAATATGGCAATCACGATCTTCGATCCTATTTACATCAAAGAACATAATATAAATAATCCAGAAGAAAAGTACAATTCAGATTAA
- a CDS encoding flagellar FlbD family protein, with the protein MVILHRLKGAEFVLNADLIETIEANPDTIITLVNEKKFIVQESVADVVEKVITYQTRIHNLPRVSDRRPEET; encoded by the coding sequence TTGGTCATTTTACACCGACTCAAAGGGGCTGAATTTGTTCTCAATGCAGATTTGATTGAGACAATTGAAGCCAATCCAGATACGATCATCACTCTTGTGAATGAAAAGAAATTCATTGTACAAGAGTCTGTTGCGGATGTTGTGGAAAAGGTAATCACTTACCAAACAAGAATCCACAACCTACCTCGAGTGAGTGATAGAAGGCCTGAGGAAACATAA
- a CDS encoding zinc-binding dehydrogenase — translation MSEWDEMKAVTILKYDEIEPQLELREKEIPTPKENEVRIKIHLSPINPSDLMFIRGLYGFKKKAPVSAGFEASGTVDAVGSAIKTLKVGMAVSCVAPQNDGSWAEYMITTEDNCLPLVDGVTLDEGSSFFVNPMTAWAMVSRCQKEGHQAMIQTAAASALGKMVVRLCKEKGIPLINIVRKKEQEDTLTEIGAEHILNSSSPNYQKELFKLSKKLNATYAIDAVAGETAQSLVECMPYGAKIVCYGALSEKPFSVNSGIILFQNKKIEGFWLSSWIYEIGLEEFQKQAKEAQKYLKTVFQTKINKRFKFEEYKEGLEFYKQHMTDGKVVFGP, via the coding sequence GTGAGTGAATGGGATGAGATGAAAGCTGTCACCATCCTCAAATACGATGAAATCGAACCACAATTGGAACTCCGCGAAAAAGAAATTCCTACACCGAAAGAAAACGAAGTTAGGATCAAAATCCACCTCTCTCCCATCAATCCATCGGATTTGATGTTCATTCGTGGTTTGTATGGATTCAAAAAAAAAGCACCTGTCTCTGCAGGATTTGAAGCCAGTGGAACCGTCGACGCAGTAGGAAGTGCCATCAAAACATTAAAAGTTGGTATGGCTGTTTCCTGTGTAGCCCCTCAAAATGATGGGTCTTGGGCTGAGTATATGATCACAACGGAAGACAACTGTTTACCGTTAGTGGATGGTGTCACACTCGACGAAGGTTCTAGTTTTTTTGTAAACCCAATGACTGCTTGGGCGATGGTATCTCGATGCCAAAAAGAAGGACACCAAGCAATGATCCAAACGGCAGCTGCAAGTGCCCTTGGCAAAATGGTGGTTCGCCTTTGTAAAGAGAAAGGAATTCCACTCATCAACATCGTGCGAAAAAAAGAACAAGAAGATACCTTAACTGAAATTGGTGCGGAACATATTTTAAATTCCAGTTCACCTAATTACCAAAAGGAATTATTCAAACTTTCCAAAAAACTAAACGCAACATATGCCATTGATGCAGTCGCTGGGGAAACAGCACAATCCTTAGTGGAATGTATGCCATATGGTGCAAAAATAGTTTGTTATGGTGCCTTGTCTGAAAAACCATTTTCTGTGAACTCAGGGATCATTCTTTTCCAAAACAAAAAAATTGAAGGTTTTTGGTTGTCTTCATGGATTTATGAAATTGGATTGGAAGAGTTTCAGAAACAAGCAAAGGAAGCGCAAAAATACTTAAAGACTGTTTTCCAAACAAAAATCAACAAACGATTTAAGTTTGAAGAATACAAAGAAGGTTTAGAATTTTATAAACAACATATGACCGATGGGAAGGTAGTGTTTGGTCCGTAA